One segment of Anastrepha obliqua isolate idAnaObli1 chromosome 3, idAnaObli1_1.0, whole genome shotgun sequence DNA contains the following:
- the LOC129242784 gene encoding uncharacterized protein LOC129242784, with product MKLAVLAFILGLCLAVAAADIDYSLGSIENDELPEFTPLDFADEITDAESFNILWIFYFTLKASLRTLKGVNCTIKAVMNLRNVAVDFLDAVKDCNTGALKSFTALISQVQAVVITCNDIIHLNSNVCNNGALDDATDGNKKTPFKCFIKLINKLITLKGQVSKTISLAKKLPSTPATYAGCAVSTVTDLISVFTQYPSEIKTCSKLKN from the exons ATGAAGTTAGCTGTGCTTGCATTCATCCTTGGACTGTGCTTGGCAGTAGCCGCG GCCGATATTGATTATTCGCTTGGAAGTATTGAAAATGATGAACTACCGGAATTCACTCCTTTGGACTTTGCCGACGAGATCACTGATGCGGAatcattcaatattttatggatATTCTACTTTACTCTCAAAGCCAGTTTACGTACTCTGAAAGGTGTTAATTGTACTATCAAAGCAGTCATGAACCTTCGTAATGTTGCAGTAGATTTCCTTGATGCCGTTAAGGATTGCAACACGGGCGCCTTGAAGAGCTTTACCGCACTTATTAGCCAAGTACAAGCGGTTGTAATCACTTGCAATGACATCATCCACCTGAACAGCAACGTTTGCAACAACGGTGCTCTCGACGATGCGACCGATGGAAATAAGAAAACTCCATTCAAGTGTTTCATTAAGTTGATAAATAAACTGATTACACTGAAGGGACAGGTCTCTAAAACTATTAGTCTGGCGAAGAAATTGCCATCCACGCCAGCTACCTATGCCGGTTGCGCTGTCTCCACTGTAACCGACCTGATTTCGGTGTTCACTCAATATCCCTCTGAAATCAAAACCTGCTCCAAATTGAAGAATTAA